The following are encoded in a window of Phaseolus vulgaris cultivar G19833 chromosome 3, P. vulgaris v2.0, whole genome shotgun sequence genomic DNA:
- the LOC137807794 gene encoding homeobox-leucine zipper protein HAT5-like — protein MAAGRAFSDITTFLRNQTAPPTSQPLDSLFLSSSTASFLGSRSMMSFEGEGGKGCNGSFFRAFDIDENGDECMDEYFHQPEKKRRLSANQVQFLEKSFEEENKLEPERKTKLAKDLGLQPRQVAIWFQNRRARWRTKQLEKDYEILHDSFESLKANYESLLKEKDKLKSEVAHLSEKVVAREKEEGQLKQGERGTKGLQEQEQEQDEEAPQRPILDSVSEGEGSKVSCVVGGCKQEDISSARSDILDSDSPHYTDGVHSAVLEHGDSSYVFEPDQSDMSQDEEDNLSKSLYPSYLFPKLEDADYSDPTESSCNFGFSEEDHALWNWEY, from the exons ATGGCGGCTGGAAGGGCCTTTTCCGACATCACTACCTTCCTTCGCAACCAAACCGCTCCTCCCACTTCCCAACCTCTCGATtctctcttcctctcttcttccaCTGCTTCTTTTCTTG GTTCGAGATCCATGATGAGTTTCGAAGGAGAAGGAGGGAAGGGGTGTAATGGTTCCTTCTTCCGCGCGTTTGACATAGACGAGAATGGAGATGAGTGCATGGACGAGTACTTTCATCAGCCTGAGAAGAAGCGCCGTCTCTCTGCCAACCAGGTTCAGTTCCTCGAGAAGAGCTTCGAGGAAGAGAACAAGCTTGAACCCGAGAGAAAAACCAAGTTAGCCAAAGACCTTGGTCTGCAGCCACGACAGGTCGCTATTTGGTTCCAGAACCGTCGTGCTCGGTGGAGGACCAAACAGCTCGAGAAGGACTACGAGATTCTGCATGACAGCTTTGAGAGTCTCAAGGCCAACTACGAAAGCCTCCTCAAGGAGAAAGACAAGTTGAAATCTGAG GTGGCGCACCTGAGTGAGAAGGTGGTTGCAAGAGAGAAAGAAGAGGGGCAGTTGAAGCAGGGTGAAAGGGGAACGAAGGGGTTGCAGGAACAGGAACAGGAACAGGATGAGGAAGCACCCCAAAGGCCTATACTTGATTCAGTTTCGGAGGGTGAAGGATCGAAAGTTTCTTGCGTTGTTGGGGGTTGCAAACAGGAAGATATCAGTTCAGCCAGGAGTGACATTTTGGACTCCGATAGCCCGCATTACACGGATGGAGTTCACTCAGCAGTGCTAGAGCACGGTGATTCTTCTTATGTGTTTGAGCCTGATCAATCAGACATGTCACAAGATGAAGAAGACAACCTCAGCAAGAGTCTGTACCCTTCCTACCTCTTTCCCAAACTTGAAGATGCCGATTACTCCGACCCCACGGAAAGTTCTTGTAATTTTGGATTCTCGGAGGAAGATCATGCCCTTTGGAACTGGGAGTACTAA